The Methanoculleus marisnigri JR1 genome window below encodes:
- a CDS encoding lipopolysaccharide biosynthesis protein, which produces MAVAFPKNFSEVRQHLEQPLIRNSFFIMASSFAAAGFGFFFWMIAARFYSQAEVGIATALMSSMGLLILISRLGLDQSVIRFFPTRDKNRVLGTAVLVPTAVALGAGLFFIAAVDVLAPELAIVRSIAPLYLVILGAYSITWVFEGAFNALRKSEHYFALNLLYGTRILFLVPLVFLGAVGIFSAFGLSFILGLVLALVLLARCSVKPMPCIDRVFLREAWQFSAGAYVAGILMSAPNMVIPIMVLNVLGAESTANYYITYAIVSILFMIPYAFTTSLFVEGSHGGEMKRSVLRTLASMFLLLVPAIIGLSLFGEQILNLIGKDYVEGMALLRVLAASALFVSVCQTFISIAKVRNDIRSLVVLSGFISVALLGLGYALMNRFGLIGMGYAWLATYVAGTLLVVLILKKKGWL; this is translated from the coding sequence ATGGCAGTAGCATTCCCGAAAAACTTCAGCGAGGTCAGGCAGCACTTAGAACAGCCGCTTATCCGGAATTCGTTCTTCATCATGGCCTCATCGTTTGCTGCAGCCGGGTTCGGATTCTTCTTCTGGATGATCGCGGCCCGGTTCTACTCGCAGGCGGAGGTGGGTATTGCAACCGCCCTGATGTCGTCGATGGGCCTCCTCATCCTCATCTCCCGCCTGGGTCTCGACCAGTCGGTGATCCGGTTCTTTCCGACCCGCGACAAGAACCGGGTGCTCGGAACCGCCGTCCTCGTCCCGACGGCGGTTGCGCTCGGTGCGGGCCTCTTCTTCATCGCGGCGGTCGACGTTCTGGCTCCCGAGCTTGCGATCGTCAGGTCGATCGCGCCGCTCTACCTCGTCATCCTCGGGGCTTACTCCATCACCTGGGTCTTTGAGGGTGCGTTCAACGCCCTGCGGAAGTCCGAACACTACTTCGCCCTGAACCTGCTCTACGGGACCAGGATCCTCTTCCTCGTCCCCCTGGTCTTCCTCGGTGCGGTGGGCATCTTCAGCGCCTTCGGCCTCTCGTTCATCCTCGGTCTCGTCCTGGCTCTCGTTCTCCTTGCCCGGTGCTCCGTGAAACCGATGCCGTGCATCGACCGGGTCTTCCTGCGGGAGGCATGGCAGTTCTCCGCCGGCGCGTACGTCGCCGGGATACTGATGTCCGCCCCCAACATGGTCATCCCGATCATGGTGCTCAACGTGCTGGGGGCCGAGAGCACCGCCAACTACTACATCACCTATGCGATCGTCTCGATCCTCTTCATGATCCCCTACGCGTTCACGACCTCGCTCTTCGTCGAGGGAAGCCACGGGGGAGAGATGAAGAGAAGCGTTCTTCGGACGCTCGCGAGCATGTTCCTCCTGCTCGTACCCGCAATCATCGGCCTCTCCCTCTTCGGGGAGCAGATCCTCAACCTGATAGGCAAGGACTACGTCGAAGGGATGGCCCTGCTCCGCGTGCTTGCCGCATCCGCCCTCTTCGTCTCCGTCTGCCAGACGTTCATCTCCATCGCAAAAGTCCGAAACGACATCCGGAGCCTCGTCGTCCTCAGCGGTTTCATCAGCGTCGCGCTGCTCGGGCTCGGCTACGCCCTGATGAACCGGTTCGGTCTCATCGGCATGGGATATGCGTGGCTCGCCACCTACGTGGCAGGAACGCTCCTCGTCGTCCTGATCCTGAAGAAGAAGGGCTGGTTATGA
- a CDS encoding DUF2206 domain-containing protein — protein sequence MQLLNPLRMNDWNNRTFFLAVQAFQFLFIGAVALDLVGYQIPVAREVLAFLYLTFLPGVLVLKMLRLHNLGTVETTLYSVGLSLGVLMLTGLAANFIYPKLGYVRPFSFWILFLTIIVVVQVLLVIALVADRRYAGPDPVVTYAPVTPAAPFLMTLPFFAILGTYVRDEYHMVTFLFLLLVLIALVGLAVGFDRFVPASCYPLAVYAIALSLIYHTSLISGYIWGYDIHHELNLVNNVLTPGIWDMTLPYNTNGMLSIVALVPIYSLITSLDPVWVFKIIYPLLFALVPLGLYRAVEKQTNAKIGFLAVFFFVAFFTFYTEMISLARQQIAELFLALTLLAMIDKSMKQGTRAFLMVTFGFAMVVSHYGLAYIYLLSLVPAWLLLVFSEHLPAGIQKRFMPMQDEPGRPRKQIRTLVLPYILIFAAVAYIWYSTVAEGATFAAVAGIGEKIAETLFAETLDPTTAQGMQILTGQSTTPLHGLAKIVHVATQGLIAVGLFATVLRPGRWRIELEYLAVALVFLLINVAGIFVPFFASSLNTSRLYHITLIILAPFAIIGGIALYETAVRLIRAPGRTISVRPAYQALSAFFVVFFLFNSGFIYQVVNDSPTSVALETTGDKPIFNDKEVTGAKWLISAEAERPIYVDATRWWLMKGFSPKHQRYLPNNASRIESRTYLYFGTYNIVQDSVRIELTEGAVTTANYVDAGGYIKERNRIYDNAGSIIYYR from the coding sequence ATGCAACTGCTCAACCCGCTCCGGATGAACGATTGGAACAACAGGACATTCTTCCTGGCTGTTCAAGCATTCCAGTTCCTTTTCATCGGGGCGGTCGCCCTCGACCTCGTCGGGTACCAGATACCGGTCGCAAGAGAGGTTCTGGCTTTTCTCTACCTCACTTTCCTGCCGGGGGTCCTGGTGCTCAAGATGCTCAGGCTCCACAACCTCGGTACCGTCGAGACGACGCTCTACTCCGTCGGGCTGAGCCTCGGAGTGCTCATGCTCACCGGTCTTGCCGCAAACTTCATCTACCCGAAACTCGGGTACGTCAGGCCGTTCTCGTTCTGGATCCTCTTTCTCACCATCATCGTCGTCGTCCAGGTCCTGCTCGTCATCGCGCTTGTCGCGGATCGGAGATACGCCGGCCCGGACCCTGTCGTTACCTATGCTCCCGTCACCCCCGCAGCCCCGTTCCTGATGACGCTCCCGTTCTTTGCGATCCTCGGGACGTACGTGCGCGACGAATACCACATGGTCACGTTCCTCTTCCTGCTCCTCGTCCTCATCGCCCTCGTCGGCCTTGCCGTCGGTTTCGACCGCTTCGTCCCGGCCTCCTGTTACCCGCTTGCGGTCTACGCCATCGCCCTCTCGCTCATCTACCACACGTCGCTGATCTCGGGGTACATCTGGGGCTACGATATCCATCACGAACTCAACCTGGTAAACAATGTTCTGACGCCAGGGATCTGGGACATGACCCTGCCGTACAACACGAACGGGATGCTCTCCATCGTCGCGCTCGTCCCCATCTACTCCCTCATCACGAGTCTGGACCCCGTCTGGGTCTTCAAGATAATCTACCCGCTCCTCTTCGCGCTCGTGCCGCTCGGACTTTACCGTGCGGTCGAGAAACAGACGAACGCAAAGATCGGATTTCTCGCGGTCTTCTTCTTCGTCGCGTTCTTTACGTTCTACACGGAGATGATCTCCCTTGCCCGCCAGCAGATCGCCGAACTCTTCCTTGCGCTGACTCTCCTTGCAATGATCGATAAGTCCATGAAACAGGGCACGCGTGCCTTTCTCATGGTCACCTTCGGGTTCGCCATGGTCGTATCGCACTACGGCCTTGCATATATCTACCTCCTCTCGCTCGTCCCGGCCTGGCTGCTGCTGGTCTTCTCGGAGCACCTGCCGGCCGGAATCCAGAAGAGATTCATGCCGATGCAGGATGAACCCGGTAGACCCCGGAAGCAGATCCGGACGCTTGTCCTCCCCTATATCCTCATCTTCGCCGCCGTCGCCTACATATGGTACTCGACGGTTGCCGAAGGCGCGACGTTTGCCGCCGTCGCCGGAATAGGAGAGAAGATCGCAGAAACACTCTTTGCAGAGACCCTCGACCCCACGACCGCACAGGGCATGCAGATCCTCACCGGTCAGTCGACGACACCGTTGCACGGTCTGGCAAAGATCGTCCATGTCGCCACCCAGGGCCTCATTGCCGTGGGACTGTTCGCAACCGTCCTCAGACCCGGACGGTGGCGCATCGAACTCGAGTATCTCGCCGTCGCGCTCGTCTTCCTCCTCATCAACGTAGCAGGGATCTTCGTCCCGTTCTTCGCAAGTTCCCTCAACACCAGCCGGCTCTACCATATCACCCTCATCATCCTTGCCCCGTTTGCGATCATCGGCGGCATAGCTCTCTACGAGACCGCGGTCAGGCTGATACGCGCACCAGGGCGAACCATATCGGTGAGACCGGCATACCAGGCCCTGTCGGCGTTCTTCGTCGTCTTCTTCCTCTTCAACAGCGGGTTCATCTACCAGGTCGTCAACGACAGTCCGACCTCGGTAGCGCTCGAAACCACCGGGGATAAACCCATATTCAACGATAAAGAGGTCACGGGGGCGAAATGGCTCATCTCTGCAGAAGCGGAACGCCCCATCTACGTTGACGCCACACGATGGTGGCTCATGAAAGGGTTCAGCCCGAAACACCAGCGCTACCTCCCGAATAACGCATCGCGGATAGAATCGAGGACGTATCTCTACTTTGGTACGTATAATATCGTGCAGGACAGCGTTCGGATCGAGCTTACGGAAGGAGCGGTCACCACGGCGAACTACGTCGATGCCGGCGGGTACATCAAGGAGCGGAACCGGATCTACGATAACGCCGGCTCTATCATCTACTACAGGTGA
- a CDS encoding glycosyltransferase family 4 protein: MRVACLTFWFYDYTIQMANELARHAEVLLLLPDYRSEEYVESIDPEVNVHIFGYSRYAGRPGPSGYPMLKEIVAAINDFGPDVVHFQVNNPMLCPLLPMLRKYPLVATFHDIEPHPGEDRLLDAGSLLYRLTLFVSRVMPDRIFVHGKALKENLVEKYRVPEQKVHVIPIGEHEVAPFVKFEQAGLEPDGPQVLFFGRIHHYKGLDCLIRAEPLISREVPGVRIVVAGTGEDFGRYREAVAGRDAFEVHNYRIPYEEGARLFQQASVVALPYLEASQSGVIPTAYGFKRPVVVTNVGGLPEAVDDGVTGYVVPPRDPESLARAIVALLKDPTACRRMGEQGYTKLKTDMAWSTISLTLLAVYNELVHAVDTEQKLPQTPVPKDVEERTSPGQTFNK, encoded by the coding sequence ATGCGAGTGGCGTGCCTGACCTTCTGGTTCTACGACTACACCATCCAGATGGCGAACGAACTTGCCCGGCATGCCGAGGTGCTCCTCCTCCTCCCCGACTACAGGTCGGAGGAGTACGTGGAGAGCATCGACCCGGAGGTGAACGTTCACATCTTCGGCTACTCCCGGTACGCCGGAAGGCCGGGCCCGTCGGGCTACCCGATGCTCAAAGAGATCGTCGCCGCAATCAACGACTTCGGGCCCGACGTCGTCCACTTCCAGGTGAACAACCCCATGCTCTGCCCGCTCCTCCCCATGCTCCGGAAATACCCGCTTGTCGCGACGTTTCACGACATCGAACCCCACCCCGGCGAAGACCGTCTCCTTGATGCAGGATCGCTGCTCTACCGGCTCACCCTCTTCGTATCAAGGGTCATGCCCGACCGGATCTTCGTTCACGGGAAGGCGCTCAAGGAGAACCTCGTAGAAAAGTATCGCGTGCCGGAACAGAAAGTGCACGTCATCCCGATCGGCGAGCACGAGGTGGCGCCGTTCGTAAAATTTGAACAGGCAGGCCTGGAACCGGACGGCCCGCAGGTCCTCTTCTTCGGCCGCATCCATCATTACAAAGGGCTCGACTGCCTGATCCGGGCCGAACCGCTCATCTCCCGAGAGGTTCCCGGCGTCCGGATCGTTGTCGCCGGCACGGGGGAGGATTTCGGCAGGTACCGGGAGGCGGTGGCCGGCCGGGACGCGTTCGAGGTCCACAACTACCGGATACCCTACGAAGAGGGCGCCCGGCTCTTCCAGCAGGCAAGCGTCGTGGCGCTCCCGTATCTCGAAGCGTCCCAGAGCGGGGTCATACCGACTGCATACGGGTTCAAAAGGCCCGTCGTGGTCACGAACGTAGGTGGGTTGCCAGAGGCCGTCGACGACGGGGTGACCGGGTACGTTGTACCGCCGCGAGACCCTGAGTCGCTGGCCAGGGCAATCGTTGCCCTGCTGAAGGACCCGACGGCATGCCGGCGCATGGGAGAGCAGGGTTACACGAAGTTAAAGACGGATATGGCCTGGTCCACGATTTCACTGACCCTTCTTGCGGTCTACAACGAACTGGTGCACGCCGTCGATACAGAACAAAAACTGCCGCAGACCCCGGTTCCAAAGGATGTGGAAGAACGAACCTCCCCCGGGCAAACGTTTAATAAGTAA
- a CDS encoding right-handed parallel beta-helix repeat-containing protein, which translates to MIDRQNILRLAAALLACCLIIPALSPVSAAESASPATLTVAASDSTELSKNQADYVCDGVDDQAEIQAALAALPDGGKVVLSDGTFNCAGVIAPPAGTTLSGQGPDATNLVFTNDGRISVDQENVALDGFHIEGSGYSSGVKWLGVITIRASHAKIHNIEGTADTSIQAVFLLLHDPAVYAPTLEDVEFINCKAVDTGTYGFIHNAWGSSNKVIKDVRYDNCQAINCGSKGAFNPWITGFDFAELNDMDGLRVTNCLAEGNLESGFHFEFDPTVTDAVLENCVSRNNGQKPYPTVPYKQSDMSTHYFGCGYYAPNCDVTFKNCVAESNSLYGFYATNGGKLYDCVDKDTGAGKTDYTYRKPAGYYSIPCRSADPALVLENCKSIDSHGYGLQVDLASNIRIENFELVNPAGIDGKGASLGGTNGQFSNAEVDIHASGDRAETLVWAKNNQNVQYTGDITSASEKAFLVEGGQNVQTDGMAVASAGA; encoded by the coding sequence ATGATAGACAGGCAAAATATACTGAGACTGGCTGCAGCACTTCTGGCGTGCTGCCTTATTATTCCGGCACTCTCCCCGGTAAGTGCAGCCGAGTCCGCAAGTCCGGCCACGCTCACCGTGGCTGCAAGCGATAGCACCGAACTGTCGAAGAACCAGGCAGACTACGTCTGTGACGGGGTCGACGATCAGGCCGAGATCCAGGCGGCGCTCGCCGCGCTGCCCGACGGCGGTAAAGTAGTCCTTTCGGACGGTACGTTCAACTGTGCCGGTGTCATCGCGCCGCCGGCAGGCACGACGCTCTCCGGGCAGGGTCCGGATGCGACGAACCTTGTGTTCACCAACGACGGACGTATCAGCGTCGACCAGGAGAACGTGGCCCTGGACGGGTTCCACATCGAGGGCAGCGGCTACAGCAGCGGTGTCAAGTGGCTCGGTGTGATAACCATCCGGGCAAGCCACGCGAAGATCCACAACATTGAGGGAACGGCGGACACGAGCATCCAGGCGGTCTTCCTCCTGCTGCACGATCCGGCGGTCTATGCCCCGACCCTCGAGGATGTCGAGTTCATCAACTGCAAGGCCGTGGACACCGGGACCTACGGGTTCATCCACAACGCATGGGGATCGTCCAACAAGGTGATCAAGGACGTCCGCTACGATAACTGTCAGGCGATCAACTGCGGGAGCAAGGGTGCGTTCAACCCCTGGATCACCGGGTTCGACTTTGCGGAACTCAACGACATGGACGGCCTTCGGGTGACGAACTGTCTTGCGGAAGGCAACCTGGAGTCCGGGTTCCACTTCGAGTTCGACCCCACCGTGACGGACGCCGTCCTCGAGAACTGCGTGAGCCGCAACAACGGCCAGAAGCCCTACCCGACGGTACCTTACAAGCAGAGCGACATGTCGACCCACTACTTCGGGTGCGGCTACTACGCCCCGAACTGTGACGTGACGTTCAAGAACTGCGTCGCGGAGAGCAACTCGCTGTATGGGTTCTACGCGACGAACGGCGGCAAACTCTACGACTGTGTCGACAAGGACACCGGCGCCGGGAAGACTGACTATACCTACCGTAAGCCGGCCGGCTACTACAGCATCCCGTGCCGCTCGGCCGATCCCGCCCTGGTGCTCGAGAACTGCAAGAGCATCGACTCGCACGGCTACGGCCTGCAGGTCGATCTCGCGAGCAACATCCGGATCGAGAACTTCGAGCTCGTGAACCCGGCAGGGATCGACGGCAAGGGTGCAAGCCTCGGCGGTACGAACGGCCAGTTCAGCAATGCCGAAGTGGACATCCACGCCTCCGGTGACCGGGCCGAGACGCTCGTCTGGGCGAAGAACAACCAGAACGTCCAGTACACCGGAGATATAACCTCCGCCTCCGAAAAGGCGTTCCTGGTCGAGGGCGGCCAGAACGTCCAGACGGACGGCATGGCGGTTGCGTCTGCCGGCGCGTAA
- a CDS encoding glycosyltransferase, with protein MKILQVTPFFKPLWESGGVARVAYDISRTLHENGHDITVYTTNRSIYPNDLPTNRLTSVDGMDVYYFENLRKYALGVTPPVMPYRMPAVARRETDGFDLVHIHDHRTMLTIIASHYARKYGVPYVLQAHGALPQDTGSARMKRLFDRFWSEKVILGAAGVIALNETEAERYRELGVADERIAIIPNGIDLAEYPDLPVRGRFRTAWGIDDATKVVLYLGRLDPTKGIDLLIRSFAVVAREFDDAVLMLVGGDMGHNDEFRQRVESLGLDDRVVFTGFVSKEDKMAAYTDADVFVTPSFTGFPVTFLEACLCGTPIVTTGKGDLLGWIDNSVGFNTGYTAEALADAIGRLLADETLRAGFGEQAKELVRTRYNWQAIVSDIETFYAKVAGKAEGSMPAGVSKGVTPKAPDTF; from the coding sequence ATGAAGATCCTGCAGGTGACCCCGTTCTTCAAACCGCTCTGGGAGTCGGGCGGGGTGGCACGGGTTGCCTACGATATCTCCCGGACACTGCACGAGAACGGGCACGACATCACCGTCTACACGACGAACCGGAGCATCTACCCGAACGACCTGCCAACGAACCGGCTCACCTCCGTCGACGGGATGGACGTCTATTACTTTGAGAATTTACGAAAATACGCCCTGGGCGTGACCCCGCCGGTGATGCCCTACCGGATGCCGGCGGTCGCGAGGCGGGAGACTGACGGGTTCGACCTGGTCCACATCCACGACCACCGCACCATGCTCACCATCATCGCCTCGCACTACGCGCGGAAGTACGGCGTGCCCTACGTTCTCCAGGCGCACGGGGCGCTCCCGCAGGATACGGGCTCTGCGCGGATGAAGCGGCTCTTCGATCGGTTCTGGTCGGAGAAGGTGATCCTCGGCGCCGCGGGGGTTATCGCGCTCAATGAGACGGAAGCGGAGCGGTACCGCGAGCTGGGTGTTGCCGATGAGAGGATCGCGATCATCCCGAACGGCATCGACCTCGCCGAGTACCCCGATCTTCCCGTCCGCGGCAGGTTCCGTACGGCATGGGGGATCGACGACGCCACGAAGGTTGTGCTCTATCTCGGGAGGCTCGACCCGACAAAAGGGATCGATCTGTTGATCCGCTCGTTTGCCGTGGTCGCACGGGAGTTCGACGACGCCGTTCTCATGCTGGTGGGGGGGGACATGGGCCACAACGATGAGTTCAGGCAGCGGGTCGAGTCGCTCGGTCTTGACGACCGGGTGGTCTTCACGGGGTTCGTGAGCAAGGAGGACAAGATGGCCGCGTACACCGACGCCGACGTCTTCGTGACGCCGAGTTTCACCGGTTTTCCCGTCACGTTCCTCGAAGCGTGCCTCTGCGGGACACCCATCGTGACGACGGGCAAGGGGGATCTGCTCGGGTGGATCGACAACTCCGTCGGGTTCAACACCGGGTATACGGCGGAGGCGCTTGCCGACGCCATCGGACGCTTGCTTGCTGACGAAACGCTGCGGGCAGGGTTCGGGGAGCAGGCGAAAGAACTCGTCCGGACCAGGTACAACTGGCAGGCAATCGTCAGCGATATCGAGACGTTCTACGCGAAGGTTGCCGGGAAGGCGGAAGGGAGTATGCCAGCGGGGGTCTCGAAAGGGGTAACCCCGAAGGCTCCGGATACTTTTTGA
- a CDS encoding CapA family protein — protein sequence MTSVRLRAVGDVLLWIRNGKRPFALVQHELRQKDLLFGNLETVLSESGSESRKRWVNTTPPEAGEFLKEAGFDILSVANNHTLDRGREGFENTLEGLESRGIAYVGGGRGDNPPEGLVVEHNGTRFGFLAYTSGRFRSPPGVTVAKLKKKAVIDDIRALKDRCDHVVVSLHWGIENTYYPSPDQVRLAHAFIDNGATLILGHHSHTIQGLERYKGGLIAYSLGNFQFDTEIFKEKIHSTMILSVDFDRDGIRDYATIPCVINSDFQPEVAEGRTRELVERWIVKCSERVRNGNVTRRWWFEQIGADYLEYNLESYRYRIRQHGLAPLIECGIWLFTPFCLNCYAGLIRKRLRERSIGGQA from the coding sequence ATGACATCGGTGCGGCTGCGAGCGGTCGGAGACGTGCTGCTCTGGATCAGGAACGGCAAGAGACCTTTTGCCCTGGTTCAACACGAACTCCGGCAGAAAGATCTGCTTTTCGGGAACCTGGAGACGGTTCTCTCCGAGAGCGGAAGCGAGAGCAGGAAACGCTGGGTCAATACAACCCCGCCGGAGGCAGGTGAGTTCCTCAAAGAAGCCGGATTCGATATCCTCAGCGTGGCAAACAACCACACGCTCGATAGGGGCCGGGAAGGGTTTGAGAATACCCTTGAGGGTCTTGAATCCCGCGGCATCGCCTACGTCGGAGGGGGGCGGGGCGACAACCCACCTGAAGGGCTGGTCGTCGAGCACAACGGGACCCGGTTCGGTTTCCTTGCGTATACGAGCGGAAGGTTCCGGTCGCCGCCGGGCGTCACCGTGGCCAAACTGAAGAAGAAGGCCGTCATCGACGACATCAGGGCACTGAAGGACCGGTGCGACCATGTCGTCGTCTCCCTGCACTGGGGGATCGAGAACACCTACTACCCCTCCCCCGACCAGGTCAGACTCGCTCATGCCTTCATCGATAACGGGGCAACCCTGATTCTCGGGCACCACTCGCATACCATCCAGGGGCTGGAACGGTACAAAGGCGGCCTGATCGCCTATTCACTCGGGAACTTCCAGTTCGATACCGAGATCTTCAAGGAGAAAATTCACAGCACCATGATCCTCTCGGTGGACTTCGACCGGGACGGGATCCGGGACTACGCGACCATACCCTGCGTCATCAACAGCGACTTCCAGCCCGAGGTGGCGGAGGGGCGAACCCGGGAACTGGTGGAACGCTGGATAGTGAAGTGCTCCGAGAGGGTGCGTAACGGAAACGTCACCCGCCGGTGGTGGTTCGAGCAGATCGGCGCGGATTACCTGGAGTACAACCTGGAGAGTTACCGCTACCGGATCCGGCAGCACGGGCTTGCGCCCCTGATCGAGTGCGGGATCTGGCTTTTTACACCATTCTGCCTGAACTGCTACGCGGGCCTGATCAGGAAGCGGCTCCGGGAACGCAGCATCGGGGGGCAGGCATGA
- a CDS encoding DUF58 domain-containing protein, which yields MIPTGRTSGILALFAAVAAFALFFDDVIGLIATGMLAFFLIYQAFSFNHASGKALAALTVDRSIEARYPGTGVPIGVSSRLTTVLEGGMTLKAEDLPPSLTLIDDPAEDTAYAQGEDGAWISRYTLIPVAPGGARFRGVALTLNNPFFERRGVCRNDVCMAPELKIEPVPSEKDLLTSLRREGQRRGTPRTLLAGQDTRMFRPYQSGDDTRDLDWKLTARYQEYYVRVPELHQEGSPLIIVDLPEQTGPAVSEMHARFLIRVAGAVRRTLNTNDNCSLLLISGGDVKSYHPPLGSRITAGHFLHEIRPEVRNVHQFRTQDTYQLRARARQTTMEADGVAYGNLLGGIYRAFAGARSPDTLDVYLTESLAAAPSGDVHLFTTLEGDTSHITRILLAARSRRRPVYLRVPQGCPEKALTGLEADSLEEI from the coding sequence GTGATCCCAACCGGGCGCACCTCAGGTATCCTGGCGCTGTTCGCAGCCGTTGCAGCCTTTGCGCTCTTTTTTGACGACGTAATCGGGCTCATCGCGACCGGCATGCTCGCGTTCTTCCTCATCTACCAGGCGTTCTCCTTTAACCACGCTTCCGGAAAAGCCCTCGCCGCACTCACGGTCGACCGCTCGATAGAGGCACGTTATCCCGGTACAGGCGTCCCGATCGGCGTCTCATCGCGCCTGACAACGGTGCTTGAAGGCGGCATGACCCTCAAGGCGGAGGATTTGCCGCCGTCGCTCACCCTGATCGACGATCCCGCCGAAGACACGGCATATGCTCAGGGAGAGGACGGAGCCTGGATCTCGCGGTACACCCTCATTCCCGTCGCACCGGGGGGAGCGCGATTCCGCGGGGTGGCGCTCACGCTGAACAACCCGTTCTTCGAGCGCAGGGGGGTGTGCCGAAACGACGTCTGCATGGCCCCGGAACTCAAGATTGAGCCGGTACCGTCCGAGAAAGACCTTCTAACCTCCCTGCGACGGGAGGGGCAGCGGCGGGGTACACCGCGCACCCTGCTCGCCGGACAGGACACACGGATGTTCCGGCCTTACCAATCGGGCGACGATACGAGAGACCTCGACTGGAAACTGACCGCTCGATACCAGGAGTATTACGTCCGGGTTCCCGAACTGCACCAGGAAGGTTCTCCTCTGATCATCGTCGACCTGCCGGAGCAAACCGGGCCGGCCGTCAGCGAGATGCATGCCCGCTTCCTCATCCGGGTAGCCGGCGCCGTCAGGAGGACCCTGAATACGAACGACAACTGTTCTCTCCTGCTGATCTCCGGGGGCGACGTAAAGAGTTATCACCCTCCTCTCGGGAGCAGGATAACTGCCGGGCACTTCCTGCACGAGATCAGGCCGGAGGTGCGGAACGTTCACCAGTTTCGAACCCAGGACACCTACCAGCTCAGGGCACGTGCGAGGCAGACAACGATGGAGGCCGACGGCGTCGCCTACGGGAACCTGCTCGGCGGCATCTACCGCGCATTCGCCGGTGCTCGGAGCCCGGATACCCTCGACGTTTACCTGACGGAGTCGCTGGCGGCCGCGCCATCCGGGGACGTCCACCTGTTTACCACCCTTGAAGGGGATACCAGCCACATCACCCGGATCCTTCTTGCGGCACGCAGCCGGAGACGCCCGGTTTACCTGCGGGTACCGCAGGGCTGCCCGGAGAAAGCCCTGACAGGGCTGGAAGCGGACAGCCTGGAGGAGATCTGA